A genomic stretch from Chloroflexota bacterium includes:
- a CDS encoding aminotransferase class III-fold pyridoxal phosphate-dependent enzyme — protein MMSYLEQTPCFSEIEAAKFTQDIFGVSGSVTPLAGERDQNFRVHSNAGKDYVLKIANASEEASFLEAQAQAMQHLAENGVASPQVVTTKTGALIATVDTPSRVSHLVRLVTYLPGTPYGSIRRHSPDLFSHLGEYLGRLDRILTSFEHPATQRDFHWDLAKAPAVVTQYKSLIADEEMRIQIEKLAADFNTHTAPLLSGLRQSVIHNDANDYNVIVSVDTLSLNQQMVGVIDFGDMLYSYTVAELAIAIAYAILNKPDPLETAALLVRGYHQENPLNPNEIEALFGLVSMRLCTSVCIAAYQIRQRPDDEYLLISQEAIRNTLPQWAQIHPRFAGAVFRHACGLTPVPQTQKIIAWLQNNAHQIAPVLDVDLKVSNTCTPLDLGIGSPLIEADPTSIAEASLTSRLFGQMKESGAEIGLGLYDEARLLHHHPAFDTGLKITDERRTIHIGLDLFAPAGTAVYAPLRGSLYAFADNATPYDYGPVIVLEHHTDDGTPFFTLYGHLSRESLDGLRVGQIFEAGQKICALGTPEVNGGWTPHLHLQLITDLLELGSDFPGVCQASQRPIWLSFSPDPNLILGIPAENFPEQRLDKPSTLALRRKIIGKNLSIGYQEPLKIERGWMQYLFDETGRRYVDAYNNVPHVGHCHPRVVAAGRRQMGILNTNTRYLHDYLLQYAERITATLPDALSVCFFVNSGSEANELALRLARAYTSQRDMIVMESAYHGHTTSLIDISPYKHAGPGGDGAPPWVHTIPIPDTYRGEYKADDPQAAQKYAQHVSDVIESLAQGGRSPAGFIAETCPSVAGQIFLPAGYLSQAYEYVRQAGGVCITDEVQTGFGRTGTHFYAFQAHNIIPDMVVLGKPIGNGHPIAVVVTRPEIAAAFDNGMEFFSTFGGNTVSCAIGMAVLDVVLDENLQAHALDVGNYLLDGLRQFKNEYPLVGDVRGSGLFLGVELARNPESLEPARQEAAFIVNRMRQLGVLLGIDGPFHNIIKIRPPMPFSKSDADLLLTGLEEILWQDFDVNIAPSS, from the coding sequence ATGATGTCCTACCTCGAACAAACTCCCTGTTTTAGCGAAATTGAAGCAGCAAAATTTACCCAAGACATTTTTGGCGTTTCCGGTTCAGTAACGCCGTTGGCGGGCGAGCGTGATCAGAATTTTCGCGTCCACTCGAATGCGGGAAAAGACTACGTGCTAAAAATCGCCAATGCCAGCGAAGAAGCTTCGTTTTTAGAAGCGCAAGCCCAGGCTATGCAACATCTGGCTGAAAATGGGGTAGCTTCTCCGCAAGTGGTCACAACGAAAACTGGAGCATTAATCGCTACAGTGGATACTCCCTCGCGAGTCAGCCACTTGGTGCGCCTGGTGACCTATTTGCCGGGCACTCCCTATGGTTCAATACGACGGCACTCTCCTGATCTTTTTAGCCATCTGGGGGAATATCTAGGGCGCCTGGATCGAATCTTGACAAGTTTCGAGCATCCGGCGACACAGCGCGATTTCCACTGGGATTTGGCGAAGGCTCCCGCGGTTGTGACCCAGTACAAATCGTTGATAGCCGACGAGGAGATGCGTATACAAATCGAGAAGTTGGCTGCCGATTTTAATACGCATACCGCCCCATTATTGTCTGGGTTGCGCCAGAGCGTAATCCATAATGACGCGAATGACTATAACGTCATTGTGAGCGTTGACACTCTCTCTCTCAACCAACAAATGGTTGGCGTGATTGATTTTGGCGATATGCTCTACAGCTATACTGTCGCCGAACTGGCAATTGCAATTGCCTATGCCATTCTGAACAAGCCCGATCCACTGGAAACGGCGGCTTTATTGGTTAGGGGCTATCATCAGGAAAACCCACTCAACCCAAATGAAATTGAGGCCCTGTTTGGCCTGGTAAGTATGCGCTTGTGCACCAGTGTGTGCATAGCCGCCTACCAAATCAGGCAACGCCCCGATGACGAATATTTGCTCATCAGCCAGGAAGCAATTCGCAACACCCTGCCCCAATGGGCGCAGATTCACCCCCGTTTTGCTGGCGCTGTTTTTCGTCACGCCTGCGGTCTGACACCTGTACCTCAGACCCAAAAAATAATCGCCTGGTTGCAAAATAATGCGCATCAAATCGCGCCTGTTTTGGATGTTGATCTAAAGGTCAGCAATACATGCACCCCGCTTGACCTGGGTATCGGCAGCCCCCTCATCGAAGCAGACCCAACCTCGATCGCGGAAGCCAGCCTCACTTCCCGTCTGTTCGGCCAAATGAAGGAATCCGGAGCTGAGATTGGTTTGGGATTATATGACGAAGCGCGGCTGCTCCATCATCATCCAGCGTTCGATACTGGCCTAAAAATTACTGATGAGCGCCGTACAATCCATATCGGCCTTGATCTCTTTGCCCCGGCTGGCACGGCAGTCTACGCCCCGCTCAGGGGCAGCCTGTACGCGTTTGCCGATAATGCCACCCCCTATGATTACGGGCCGGTGATCGTGCTGGAACATCATACCGACGATGGCACGCCCTTTTTTACGCTCTACGGGCACCTCAGTCGGGAATCGTTGGACGGGTTGCGCGTCGGGCAAATCTTTGAAGCGGGGCAAAAAATATGTGCGCTAGGCACACCCGAAGTCAATGGCGGCTGGACACCCCACCTGCACTTGCAGCTCATCACCGATCTGCTCGAACTGGGAAGCGATTTTCCAGGCGTGTGTCAGGCCAGTCAGCGCCCAATCTGGTTGTCTTTTTCGCCCGATCCAAACTTGATTCTGGGCATCCCTGCGGAAAATTTCCCTGAGCAGCGGCTTGATAAACCCAGCACGCTGGCCCTACGCCGCAAAATCATTGGGAAAAATCTGAGCATTGGCTATCAGGAACCACTCAAAATCGAACGCGGCTGGATGCAATATTTATTCGATGAAACTGGACGGCGCTATGTAGATGCTTATAATAATGTGCCACATGTGGGGCATTGTCATCCACGCGTGGTGGCTGCCGGGCGGCGGCAAATGGGCATATTGAATACCAATACGCGCTATTTGCACGATTATCTGCTGCAATACGCCGAGCGCATCACCGCCACTTTACCAGATGCACTCAGCGTATGTTTTTTCGTCAATTCGGGCAGCGAAGCCAATGAACTGGCCTTGCGTTTAGCGCGCGCATATACCAGTCAGCGCGATATGATCGTCATGGAAAGCGCCTATCACGGACATACCACCTCGCTAATCGACATCAGTCCCTACAAGCACGCTGGCCCAGGCGGAGATGGTGCGCCACCCTGGGTGCATACGATCCCCATTCCCGATACCTATCGCGGGGAATACAAAGCTGACGACCCCCAGGCTGCACAAAAATATGCTCAGCATGTTTCGGATGTCATCGAAAGTTTGGCACAAGGCGGTCGCTCGCCAGCCGGTTTTATCGCTGAGACCTGTCCCAGCGTGGCGGGTCAAATTTTTTTGCCAGCGGGGTATCTCTCCCAAGCCTATGAGTACGTGCGCCAGGCCGGCGGAGTGTGTATCACCGATGAAGTGCAAACCGGCTTTGGTCGCACGGGCACACATTTCTACGCCTTTCAGGCCCATAATATCATCCCCGATATGGTTGTACTCGGTAAACCGATTGGCAACGGCCACCCCATTGCGGTAGTGGTTACTCGTCCCGAAATTGCCGCCGCCTTCGATAACGGCATGGAGTTTTTTAGTACTTTCGGCGGCAATACAGTTTCATGCGCCATCGGTATGGCCGTGTTAGATGTGGTTCTGGATGAGAATTTACAGGCCCATGCACTGGACGTAGGCAATTATCTTTTGGATGGCTTGCGCCAATTTAAGAACGAATACCCCCTGGTGGGCGACGTACGGGGCTCCGGGCTGTTCCTGGGCGTGGAGTTGGCTCGTAATCCCGAGAGTCTCGAACCCGCCAGACAGGAAGCTGCCTTTATTGTCAATCGTATGCGCCAGTTGGGTGTGCTGCTGGGCATCGATGGGCCTTTTCATAATATAATTAAGATCAGACCACCGATGCCTTTCTCTAAATCGGATGCCGATCTATTATTGACCGGGCTAGAAGAAATCTTGTGGCAAGATTTCGATGTAAATATTGCACCAAGTAGCTGA
- a CDS encoding hemolysin III family protein codes for MHPQLENIKTRASQRFFTIGEEIAHSITHGIGAGMSIVGLVILVVLAAKYGDVYQIVSFSIYGATLIILYLASTLYHGFQHPRIKQILQVIDHAAIFLLIAGTYTPFLLVGVRGTWGWTLLVIVWGLALLGVSFRAIFVNRYEKLAVLAYVLMGWLGVVAFKEMIASIPLGGIIWIAIGGVVYTIGVIFYALRKIPYMHTIWHLFVLGGSICHYLGVLFYLAPSQ; via the coding sequence ATGCACCCGCAACTAGAAAATATCAAAACACGTGCTTCGCAGCGGTTCTTTACCATTGGCGAAGAAATTGCCCACAGCATTACGCACGGAATTGGCGCAGGCATGAGCATTGTCGGGCTGGTCATCCTGGTGGTGTTGGCCGCAAAATATGGCGATGTCTACCAGATCGTCAGTTTTAGTATCTACGGCGCTACGCTGATTATCCTCTATCTGGCTTCGACTTTGTATCACGGTTTTCAACACCCGCGTATCAAACAAATACTGCAAGTGATTGACCATGCTGCGATTTTCCTGTTGATCGCAGGCACCTACACCCCCTTCTTGCTGGTTGGCGTCCGGGGCACTTGGGGTTGGACATTATTAGTGATAGTTTGGGGATTGGCTTTGCTGGGGGTTAGCTTCCGGGCGATCTTCGTCAACCGCTATGAAAAACTGGCTGTTCTGGCCTATGTTCTGATGGGCTGGTTAGGTGTCGTAGCTTTCAAGGAAATGATCGCGAGTATCCCGCTTGGCGGCATCATCTGGATCGCCATCGGGGGCGTGGTCTATACGATTGGTGTAATTTTCTATGCCCTTCGAAAGATTCCCTATATGCACACGATCTGGCATCTCTTCGTATTAGGCGGCAGTATTTGTCATTATCTGGGTGTGCTTTTTTATCTGGCGCCATCCCAATAG
- a CDS encoding DUF2892 domain-containing protein, which yields MGSTDRIIRVVVALIFGYLYFSGTVAGTLGIILLVLGVVFLLTSFVSFCPLYLPFKIKTNKGE from the coding sequence ATGGGTTCGACAGATCGTATTATCCGTGTAGTGGTGGCTTTGATTTTCGGCTATCTGTATTTTAGCGGCACCGTTGCCGGGACATTGGGCATTATCTTGTTGGTTTTGGGTGTTGTTTTCCTTCTGACCAGCTTTGTAAGCTTTTGCCCGCTCTACCTGCCCTTCAAAATAAAGACGAATAAAGGCGAGTAG
- the fdhF gene encoding formate dehydrogenase subunit alpha, with translation MLQSDRIIRSTCPYCGVGCQVDLHIKDDHIFRVEAPFEAAPNFGRLCAKGRFGMDYTTHPSRLTQPLIRKNIGEKPRKPIGIEGFRPATWDEALDLATEKLAGIVQAHGNDAVGTFCSAKATNEDNYLFQKFVRGVLGTNNVDHCARLCHAASVAGLSIALGTSAMSNSIAEMKDLDVFIVTGSNTSETHPVISTFLRQAVVQGGAKLIVIDPRGIEMTQFAHLWLRQKPGTDVAVFQAMAHVIVEENLYEKLFIEERTEGFEIYIETLRDYTPEWAENVSGVPADLIRQAARTYAEAEAAAIYWGMGISQSVHGTDNTLSLANLALLTGHIGRPGTGLNPLRGQNNVQGCSDSGGLPNVYPGYQAVDDPEVRAKFEKDWGVALNHEVGLTTMEMVDAAESGAIRGYYVMGENPMMSEPDLRHARHVIAQLDFVLVQDIFLNETGEYADIILPAASFAEKDGTFTNSDRRVQRIRTALPIPGEARPDWEIIADLAQRVETKLGRERSAGFTFEHPSEIWDEMARLTPPFQGIGYTRLAREGGVHWPCPSPDHPGTPYLFADTFPRGKGQFAPIQFRPSEELPDAQYPFILSTGRVLYHWHGGTMTRRSQLDHIYPEATVEIHPEDAQRLGVEEHARVRVRSRRGQIEVKALVSERSPRGTVFIPFHFAEAAANELTLDARDPYAKIPDYKVSAVTIETIT, from the coding sequence ATGCTCCAATCCGACCGAATTATTCGCTCAACCTGCCCCTATTGCGGCGTTGGCTGCCAGGTAGATTTACACATCAAGGACGATCATATTTTTCGCGTGGAAGCGCCTTTCGAGGCCGCGCCCAACTTCGGGCGGCTGTGCGCCAAAGGCCGCTTTGGCATGGATTACACCACGCACCCCTCCCGACTTACCCAGCCGCTCATCCGTAAAAATATTGGCGAGAAGCCGCGCAAGCCGATCGGGATCGAGGGTTTTCGCCCTGCCACCTGGGATGAAGCGCTTGATCTGGCCACCGAAAAACTGGCCGGAATCGTTCAGGCGCATGGCAACGACGCGGTGGGTACATTCTGTTCCGCTAAAGCCACCAACGAAGACAATTATCTATTTCAGAAATTTGTGCGCGGCGTGCTGGGCACCAACAACGTCGATCACTGCGCCCGCCTGTGCCATGCTGCTTCGGTGGCCGGACTTTCGATTGCACTCGGCACTTCGGCTATGTCGAACTCGATTGCCGAAATGAAAGACCTGGATGTCTTCATTGTCACCGGCTCGAACACCAGCGAAACACACCCGGTCATCAGTACATTTTTGCGTCAGGCTGTGGTGCAAGGCGGAGCCAAATTAATAGTCATTGATCCGCGCGGCATCGAAATGACCCAATTCGCCCATCTGTGGCTGCGCCAGAAGCCGGGCACCGATGTGGCCGTTTTCCAGGCCATGGCGCATGTCATCGTGGAAGAAAATCTGTATGAAAAATTATTCATCGAGGAGCGCACAGAGGGATTTGAGATATACATTGAAACGCTGAGAGATTACACTCCCGAATGGGCCGAAAATGTCTCTGGTGTTCCCGCAGATCTCATCCGCCAAGCCGCCCGCACTTATGCCGAGGCCGAAGCCGCGGCTATTTATTGGGGTATGGGCATCTCGCAGAGTGTTCACGGCACCGATAATACCCTCTCGCTGGCAAACCTGGCGCTACTCACTGGGCATATTGGACGCCCAGGAACGGGCCTCAACCCCCTGCGCGGTCAAAATAACGTGCAAGGTTGTTCGGATTCAGGCGGCTTGCCCAACGTGTATCCCGGCTATCAAGCTGTGGATGACCCCGAGGTGCGCGCCAAGTTCGAGAAAGATTGGGGCGTGGCGCTCAACCACGAGGTGGGTCTGACAACAATGGAGATGGTCGATGCCGCCGAGAGCGGTGCGATTCGCGGCTACTACGTGATGGGCGAGAACCCAATGATGTCCGAACCCGATTTACGCCACGCGCGCCACGTAATAGCACAGCTCGATTTTGTACTCGTGCAAGATATTTTCCTCAACGAAACCGGCGAGTACGCCGACATCATTTTGCCTGCAGCCAGCTTCGCCGAAAAAGACGGCACCTTTACCAACAGCGACCGACGCGTGCAACGCATCCGAACAGCTTTACCTATCCCCGGCGAAGCGCGCCCCGACTGGGAGATCATTGCCGATCTTGCCCAGCGCGTGGAAACTAAGCTCGGACGCGAACGCAGCGCCGGGTTCACATTTGAACATCCGAGCGAAATCTGGGATGAGATGGCGCGCCTGACGCCGCCTTTCCAGGGTATTGGCTACACGCGGCTAGCACGCGAGGGCGGCGTGCATTGGCCCTGTCCCAGCCCCGATCATCCGGGCACACCCTATTTATTCGCGGATACTTTCCCGCGCGGCAAGGGTCAATTTGCCCCCATCCAATTCCGCCCATCCGAAGAACTGCCAGACGCCCAGTATCCGTTCATTCTCTCTACGGGGCGGGTACTCTATCATTGGCATGGCGGCACGATGACGCGCCGCTCACAACTCGATCATATTTACCCGGAAGCGACGGTTGAAATCCACCCCGAGGATGCGCAAAGGCTCGGGGTCGAGGAACACGCGCGGGTACGCGTCCGCTCCCGCCGCGGCCAGATTGAAGTTAAGGCGCTGGTCAGCGAGCGTTCCCCGCGGGGTACGGTCTTCATCCCCTTCCACTTTGCTGAGGCCGCGGCCAATGAACTCACCCTCGACGCTCGCGATCCTTATGCAAAAATCCCGGATTATAAAGTCAGCGCAGTGACCATCGAAACGATTACGTAA
- a CDS encoding 30S ribosomal protein S20 yields MANIKSAIKRNKQNEKRRLHNRVYRGGARKQVRNARLAIESGNYEAARAATLEAVSALDKAAQKGIIHQNNASRRKGRLMKQLATLEK; encoded by the coding sequence TTGGCAAACATCAAATCTGCTATCAAGCGCAACAAACAAAACGAGAAGCGTCGTCTTCACAACCGCGTCTATCGCGGTGGCGCGCGCAAGCAAGTTCGCAATGCCCGTCTCGCTATTGAAAGTGGCAATTACGAAGCCGCCCGCGCCGCCACACTGGAAGCCGTAAGCGCCCTCGACAAGGCTGCACAAAAAGGCATTATTCACCAAAATAACGCCTCGCGCCGCAAGGGCCGCTTGATGAAGCAACTGGCAACGCTCGAGAAATAA
- the argS gene encoding arginine--tRNA ligase — MFETEQNAIATQIQQYCTENDIPAPPEFQWKPIPFNGGWGISMSFFQTAAQEARSGKKIIVPQRAQEIALSVANQLGTPQSFERVEAINGYLNLYYSAGDVSRRVVDSVLETGANFGRGAKKNERVMVEYAQPNTHHSFHIGHYRNAVLGEVLARMVEFAGYDTIRASYPGDIGLGVITVVWAYDKFYKGQEPQDLHARGQWLLNLYVEATNLLTPKEDETPEETARREAYEAERRDLYRRWDAGDEYVRNLWLETREWSLEELRDILHLMDIDIDVWFYESEVDEPSKAIVEELVEKGIADDERPQDGAVIVKIDEKLGLKKEKYRTNVILRNDGTSLYLTKDLALAKDKFEKYHVDRSLYVVDVRQSLHFQQAFKILELWGYEQAKKCYHLGYGFVSLPEGAMSARRGRVVLFKDVADEATRRVLEESRKKNPDMPEEQRQKVAQKIGLGALAYAMLSVDNNKDIVFDIDEALSFEGHTGPYIQNAHVRASSILRRAGAVPEQASFDYPMEAHEIELIETISRFPKVVQQAAQEYRPLVLATYAYDLAAAFHSFYHVVPVLKADDQATRQARIRLIAAAKQTIANALRLLSIQAPEMM; from the coding sequence ATGTTTGAAACCGAACAAAATGCGATTGCTACACAGATTCAACAATATTGCACAGAAAACGACATTCCTGCCCCCCCAGAATTCCAATGGAAACCGATCCCGTTTAACGGAGGCTGGGGCATTTCAATGTCCTTCTTTCAAACTGCGGCGCAGGAAGCACGCAGCGGCAAAAAAATTATCGTGCCACAACGCGCCCAGGAAATTGCCCTAAGCGTAGCCAATCAATTAGGCACACCGCAAAGTTTTGAACGCGTCGAAGCCATCAACGGATACCTGAATTTATACTATTCGGCTGGGGATGTCAGCCGCCGTGTGGTCGATAGCGTCCTTGAAACGGGGGCCAATTTTGGACGCGGGGCGAAAAAGAATGAACGCGTGATGGTCGAATATGCCCAGCCCAACACCCATCACTCTTTTCACATCGGGCATTACCGCAACGCCGTTTTAGGCGAAGTCCTCGCCCGCATGGTCGAATTCGCCGGATACGATACTATCCGTGCTTCGTACCCCGGCGATATTGGTCTGGGCGTGATTACCGTTGTATGGGCGTATGATAAATTCTACAAAGGGCAGGAGCCACAAGATCTTCATGCGCGCGGCCAGTGGTTGCTAAATTTGTACGTGGAAGCCACCAACCTGCTGACTCCCAAAGAAGATGAGACTCCTGAAGAGACGGCGCGGCGCGAGGCCTACGAAGCGGAACGGCGAGACCTGTATCGCAGGTGGGACGCGGGCGATGAGTATGTCCGCAACCTGTGGCTGGAAACGCGCGAATGGAGCCTGGAAGAATTACGCGACATTCTACACCTGATGGATATTGATATCGATGTTTGGTTCTACGAAAGCGAAGTAGACGAACCCTCCAAAGCAATCGTGGAAGAATTGGTCGAAAAAGGCATCGCCGACGATGAGCGCCCCCAGGATGGAGCGGTGATTGTCAAGATTGACGAAAAACTGGGTCTGAAGAAAGAAAAATACCGCACCAATGTGATCTTACGCAACGATGGCACCAGCCTATATCTAACTAAAGATTTGGCGTTGGCCAAAGACAAATTTGAAAAATATCACGTTGACCGCTCACTCTACGTCGTAGATGTGCGCCAGAGCCTGCACTTTCAGCAGGCTTTCAAGATTCTCGAATTGTGGGGCTACGAACAGGCAAAAAAATGCTATCACCTGGGTTACGGATTCGTGAGCCTGCCGGAGGGCGCCATGTCGGCGCGGCGCGGGCGCGTGGTACTCTTTAAAGATGTCGCCGATGAAGCCACCCGCCGCGTACTGGAAGAAAGCCGTAAAAAGAACCCCGATATGCCCGAAGAACAACGCCAGAAAGTAGCCCAGAAAATTGGCCTGGGGGCGCTGGCCTATGCCATGCTTTCGGTAGACAATAATAAAGACATCGTTTTCGACATCGACGAAGCGCTCAGTTTCGAGGGCCATACCGGGCCATATATCCAGAACGCGCATGTGCGCGCCAGCAGTATTTTGCGCAGGGCCGGCGCAGTCCCGGAACAAGCCAGTTTCGATTATCCAATGGAAGCACACGAAATTGAACTCATCGAGACCATCTCGCGCTTCCCGAAAGTTGTACAGCAAGCCGCACAGGAATACCGACCACTGGTGTTGGCAACCTACGCCTACGATCTGGCGGCGGCATTTCACAGCTTTTACCATGTTGTGCCCGTTCTCAAGGCTGACGACCAAGCAACACGCCAGGCGCGCATTCGCCTGATCGCGGCGGCAAAACAGACTATTGCCAACGCATTACGTTTATTAAGTATTCAAGCCCCTGAAATGATGTAA
- a CDS encoding GTPase — MSTKILIMGAAGRDFHNFNVYFRDNSDYEVVAFTATQIPNIEGRQYPTELAGSLYPQGIPIYPESDLVSLIRENKIEQVVFAYSDVPHDYVMHKASEVLAAGADFRLMGAEGTQVKSTKPVVSVCAVRTGSGKSQTTRRVAQILQNMGFKVAAIRHPMPYGDLVKQKVQRYAELSDLDKHECTIEEREEYEPHIVSGIIIYAGVDYEAILREAEKEADIILWDGGNNDLSFYKADLSIVVADPHRPGHERSYHPGETTARSADVFIINKVDTADHAAILTVHENLRELQPNAVIIEAASPLFVDDPAAIRGKRVLVVEDGPTLTHGEMAYGAGWVAARRFGAAEIVDPRPYAVGTIKTTYEKYPTTGDVLPAMGYGDAQMKELEQTINNIDVDLVIIGTPIDLGKLLTINKPTQRVRYELQEIGQPTLEDLLTAKFK; from the coding sequence ATGTCCACAAAAATCCTGATCATGGGCGCCGCGGGGCGCGATTTTCACAACTTCAACGTATACTTTCGGGATAACTCCGATTACGAAGTTGTTGCCTTCACCGCCACCCAGATTCCCAATATTGAGGGACGCCAGTATCCAACCGAATTGGCCGGTTCCTTATATCCACAGGGAATTCCGATTTACCCCGAAAGCGATTTGGTCTCACTCATTCGGGAAAATAAAATCGAACAGGTCGTCTTCGCTTATAGCGATGTGCCGCATGATTATGTGATGCACAAAGCCTCTGAAGTGCTGGCGGCTGGTGCCGATTTTCGCCTGATGGGCGCGGAAGGGACGCAAGTAAAATCGACCAAACCGGTTGTTTCGGTATGTGCTGTACGCACAGGCAGCGGCAAAAGCCAGACCACGCGACGGGTTGCACAAATTTTGCAAAACATGGGCTTTAAAGTAGCCGCTATCCGCCACCCGATGCCCTATGGCGATCTGGTAAAGCAAAAAGTACAGCGGTATGCCGAGCTTAGCGATCTCGACAAACACGAATGCACCATCGAAGAACGCGAGGAGTATGAACCCCATATCGTCAGCGGGATCATCATTTATGCCGGTGTAGATTACGAAGCCATTCTGCGCGAGGCTGAAAAAGAAGCCGATATTATCCTTTGGGATGGCGGCAATAACGATCTCTCCTTCTACAAAGCCGATTTATCCATCGTCGTCGCCGATCCTCACCGGCCCGGGCACGAGCGCAGCTATCACCCCGGTGAGACCACGGCCCGTTCGGCAGATGTCTTCATCATCAACAAAGTCGATACCGCCGATCATGCAGCCATACTCACTGTACATGAAAATTTGCGGGAACTTCAACCCAATGCCGTCATCATCGAGGCAGCTTCTCCGTTGTTTGTGGATGATCCCGCCGCAATTCGCGGCAAGCGCGTGCTGGTTGTTGAAGATGGCCCCACACTGACCCACGGCGAGATGGCCTATGGCGCGGGCTGGGTTGCCGCCCGTCGCTTTGGCGCCGCCGAAATCGTGGATCCGCGCCCCTATGCAGTCGGCACGATCAAGACCACTTACGAAAAATACCCCACTACCGGGGATGTGCTCCCCGCAATGGGCTACGGAGACGCTCAAATGAAAGAACTGGAGCAAACTATCAACAATATTGATGTTGATCTGGTCATCATCGGCACGCCCATTGACCTGGGGAAATTGCTAACCATTAACAAACCTACCCAGCGCGTACGCTACGAACTGCAAGAAATCGGCCAGCCTACGCTGGAAGATTTGTTAACAGCGAAATTCAAATAA
- a CDS encoding formylglycine-generating enzyme family protein has product MKKNIAWLIVIVFIGLISLNLTVAQASSPADYPLMQAATPTPEDPTIGSTRISETDQMAQVYVPSGDFIMGSTDIEAKQTIEDGRAYPEIPQHTVYVDGFWIDKYEVTTSQYAMCVEDGVCDPPFTNKSFTRQEYYGNPEYADYPVIWVKWEMARTYCEWASRRLPTEAEAEKAARGTDGQKFPWGDDPYSGEYANMCDVNCPKSWANPNWDDGYADTAPVGSYPAGASPYGAMDMVGNVWEWNGSIIQPYPYDANDGRENPENSEILQIERSWRSGAWNDGYWWMRASVRYRSVPNYWYYNLGIRCASSE; this is encoded by the coding sequence ATGAAAAAAAACATAGCATGGCTGATTGTTATCGTTTTTATTGGGCTGATCTCGCTAAATTTAACCGTAGCGCAAGCCTCCAGCCCGGCTGATTACCCCCTCATGCAAGCTGCGACTCCTACTCCAGAAGACCCCACCATCGGGTCAACCCGTATCTCCGAAACAGATCAAATGGCACAGGTTTATGTACCTTCCGGAGATTTTATTATGGGTTCCACGGATATCGAAGCCAAACAAACCATTGAGGACGGGCGCGCCTACCCCGAAATTCCTCAACACACCGTGTATGTGGATGGTTTCTGGATTGATAAATATGAGGTCACAACCAGTCAATATGCCATGTGTGTTGAAGATGGCGTCTGTGATCCACCCTTTACAAATAAATCCTTCACCCGCCAGGAGTACTACGGCAACCCCGAATACGCCGATTATCCGGTTATCTGGGTGAAGTGGGAAATGGCGCGCACTTACTGCGAATGGGCTAGCCGCAGACTGCCAACCGAAGCTGAAGCTGAAAAAGCAGCCCGCGGCACGGATGGTCAAAAATTTCCCTGGGGTGATGACCCTTACAGCGGCGAATATGCCAATATGTGCGATGTAAACTGCCCAAAAAGCTGGGCCAACCCCAACTGGGACGACGGCTATGCTGATACCGCTCCCGTGGGCAGTTATCCTGCAGGCGCCAGCCCCTATGGCGCCATGGATATGGTTGGCAACGTTTGGGAGTGGAACGGTTCGATCATCCAGCCATATCCCTATGACGCCAATGACGGCCGTGAAAACCCGGAAAACTCAGAGATACTTCAAATTGAGCGCAGTTGGCGCAGCGGCGCGTGGAATGATGGCTACTGGTGGATGCGTGCCTCTGTGCGCTACCGTTCTGTTCCTAATTACTGGTACTATAACCTGGGTATCCGCTGCGCTTCTTCAGAATAG